A section of the Streptosporangium brasiliense genome encodes:
- a CDS encoding M48 family metalloprotease, with product MAPRTAPFAPAAVRVPDASTAAGPAQEATLPGLAELTSALACAVHAPAVLVTVDPTLEDGALAYGTGCDSVPRVVLGAELLADEMRLRGVLAHEIAHHALAHGRGAIHRWQIASHVAGGAALAAVIIGLPVWMVLACAAAAIGAHLAAARVQRREEYDADTYSVQLLEAAGLDGRAIVATTLAAVPQETRWYRLAGWIGGSHPTPDARRRNIAHSRRALVLSIRS from the coding sequence ATGGCTCCCCGGACCGCCCCGTTCGCCCCCGCCGCTGTCCGCGTCCCCGACGCCTCGACGGCCGCCGGCCCCGCCCAGGAGGCGACGCTGCCGGGCCTGGCCGAGCTGACCAGCGCCCTGGCATGCGCCGTGCACGCCCCGGCCGTGCTCGTCACCGTCGACCCCACGCTGGAGGACGGCGCCCTGGCCTACGGCACGGGATGCGACTCGGTGCCGCGGGTGGTCCTCGGCGCCGAGCTGCTGGCCGATGAGATGCGGCTGCGCGGCGTCCTGGCCCACGAGATCGCCCACCACGCCCTGGCCCACGGCCGGGGCGCCATCCACCGATGGCAGATCGCCTCGCATGTCGCCGGCGGCGCCGCGCTGGCCGCCGTCATCATCGGCCTGCCGGTCTGGATGGTCCTCGCCTGCGCCGCTGCCGCGATCGGCGCGCACCTGGCCGCCGCCCGGGTGCAGCGGCGCGAGGAGTACGACGCCGACACCTACTCGGTGCAGCTGCTGGAGGCGGCCGGCCTGGACGGGCGGGCGATCGTCGCCACGACCCTGGCCGCCGTCCCGCAGGAGACCCGCTGGTATCGGCTGGCCGGGTGGATCGGCGGCAGCCACCCCACCCCGGACGCGCGCCGCCGCAACATCGCCCACAGCCGCCGGGCGCTGGTCCTCAGCATCCGTTCCTGA